The following nucleotide sequence is from Vanessa cardui chromosome 3, ilVanCard2.1, whole genome shotgun sequence.
AAATCCGATAAACAACCACAACATCCCGTCCTTCCCAAGGGCGAACCCAATTTCGCCCCCTACAACTATCCACCATATAGGTATGAAAAACTTAAAGATCAACATCTGCCCGCTCCCCCTCCCCTTGTCCCCGAGAAAAATTCTGTGATAGTTAAGCACGATGCCAAACAAATACATTTGGAGCAAAAGCATCCGTATCCTAGCAAGCCGAGGAGTGAACCGTCCCCTCACTACCTTCCTTCGCGGCCATACCGAACTGGTCTGTCGCCGCATGCACCGCCGCATCCGCATCCCGCACTACAGACGTCGCCTCATGCAGCGCTACCGGCGCAAGACAAGAGCCGCAGGCTTTATCAGCCTCAACCGCAGAGGTCGCCAGCTGCTTATTACCAGTCTGCACCAGTAAAACCGAAGGTATCGAGTCCAGCACCACCTCATATTTATGGAAAGCCAAGCAGCAATTCACCGGGACCTGCTCCTTCGCCACATTACACTGTGGCCGTAGAACCACCTATGCAGCTGACAAAAGCTGAACCACCGCCGGTTCCATATCCTCCACCGTCCGCGTACTCGCCTGCGACGCGAACGCGACCGCCGCCCGTTGCTCATTCGCGCACACCTGAACCTCGGCCGCCGCCGCGAGCGCATGGTGACCTGAGTAATACTTCACCATGTCAAACTCAACCTTTAGACCTTGGTGTTTCGCGAGAGGATCCAGACCGTTTATCGCCAAGAAGACGATGTCCATTTGATCCAGCCGAAACCACAGATGCTAAGCGTAGACGGTTAGAAAGCCCCGCTCCTGAACCATTAATTGCAGCAGCCGCAAGTGTTGGTCGAACACCGCTAGGTTCGGAACCCGCTCCGCAGGCTCCTGGTCCTCCTTGTGACGTAAGAGTTCCTTCAGCGGATGGTAGTATCGAGACGCCAGAGAAGGCAGCAGGTGCATCACCTGCACCCCAAATAACGCCAGCGGCTAGTCCTGCTCCAGCGACACCAGTACCTCCAGTCGCTTCGACGCCACCGATGACGTCAGCATCTTCGATAACGCCTTCGTTAACAATGTCGTCGTCACCACCTGCCCCACCAGCTACTCCGCCCGTTACCACGGTAGCCGATAGCGAAACACCTGCTAAAATTGCTTCTCCCAATCCTCGAGATGGTTCAGCACCGGTTCGGCATTTAGGCAAAAAAGCATGGTTGCAGAGACATGAAACAGCGCCCATAGGAGAGGGTGACTGCTCAGGAGGTGGAGGAACTTGCATAACTTTGCCAATGACGATAACTCGTGTCTCTGAGCCGGATGATTCGAGCTCCAACATAGTTGTGCCAGTCGCTGCGAAATCTATCCAGCGCGGAGCACGCAAAACGTCTAAACCGAGGAAGCCAAAGGAAGTGAACGGTCGCGTCGATGATGCGGAGGAAGACAGTACAAGTTCAGAACGTGAGTCGACTTCACCACCGAAGCGAAAACCGCCTAAGGCGAAACGGAAAAAAGGGACGGTGAAAAAAGCAAGCAACgaatcaaaaaagaaaaaagcatCGGAGAGCGGAAGTGAGAGTGATAAAGAAAGTGACGATAAAGACTCTGATTCCGGTGGCAGTGGTAGTGGGAGCGGTAGTACGTCCAGCAAACGCGGCGGAGGACGTGCGCGGGGCAGAAGGTCACGCGGTGGAGGGCGAGGTGGTAGACGCCGGGAAGACCCTCCGCGCCGAACTCCCTCGGCTGCCCGCTCCAAGTCGACATCGGAGTCGTTCCTACAGAACGGGCCGTGCTTCGAGGTGGCACCGCGGCTTGCCAAGTGTCGTGAATGTCGCTGGTCACCCGCGCAACGCGACAAGGACATGCCGAACATCTTTTGCCGATTTTACGCTTTCCGAAGACTGAAGTATGCCAAGCATAGGCAGTTAGCTATAGCCGGATTTTCAGATCCATATAAAGATGCGGAAGAGGTGagaatttatttcttgtaatatataaaaacatctattaaattcgtattttaaatttaaaaaaatattaataatttgatattattgtaGGAGGACAAAAAATTATGGTTATCATCATCAGCTGATGCGGCCGAGTTAGATATTGAAATGAGTTGTTTCCTGTTAAGAGAAATCGGTGATCAATTTTGTGAATTACTACAACAAGAAAAAGAGGCAGAATCCCATCATCTTAATGAAGGTAATTTTGACCTTAGAATTTTTATAGCCATTTTTATGTCACTATCTATTATTCTGGTATTTTTAGAAAACTTTAAACAGACTAACAGACTTTTATGTtgcattttttaatgaatagttattagatgtataaataaatatctttaaatcattgttaaaatttcgaatacaaattaaatattataatatgattacaGACAAAACAATAGCATGGAAGCGCGTTGTGCAAGGTGTGCGTGAAATATGCGACGTGTGTGAAACCACGCTTTTCAACTTCCATTGGACTTGCGGTAAATGTGGATTCGTCGTTTGCCTGGACTGCTATAAGGTAATAACTGCTTAATTGTAATATACATTACCTTCCTACTCATAACTTATGATTCtgaatagtttataaaataataatactacaatGTGcacaatatcattaaaatcactaattttttataatctttgcaGTCACGAACATCAGGGGAGTCGGGCAATTCTCCTACCGACACAAACAGTTCTGTCAATACCACTACCAATGGGGAAAGAGATTCTTTCGGGTGAGTGTTCagtttaattgatatatttacgaTTGTATTCAGGCATATCTTATCATAGATTATCTTTaacttttgttacttttttatatattatattattcatattacagaaatattttttaacatttcaactTTTTATGACGTCATTCATACAGTCAGGATCAGAATTCTTAAATGTAACACACGATATCCTCCGTAGATGGTTAACTTGCACGTCGGGCGGCGCGCACCCCGCGCGGCGGCTGCTACTGACGCAGATCGCAGCGGGCGGCGCGCTGGGCGCGGCGGCTGCGCGTGCGCACCGCGCCCGGGCCGCCTTCGCGCTGCCGACTTGTGCCTGCGGACATACCTCGGAGGCACCTGAGGCACTTCGGACTGCCGCCAGACTACTGCTACAAAAGGCTCTTCAGAAGGTAAGCTGTGATTCAAGATATTatgactatatatgtatgtatgttcaaTCATTAAAAATCCGAAAAAAGGATAGGCTAGCGATGGTTGCAATCCAGATCTCACAATATTAAGAATTGAAAACACTAAACTCTTCAATTAGCATACATTATATTGtttcaatatcaaaattttgACAATCTGTTTGTTTACAGTCTGTCAAAAAAGAGGACGTCAAAGAAGAAAACGTTGCAACGAATGGTTCGTCACCAGTGAAATCAGAAAACGGCAAAACGGGTTCGTCTATAGTGAGCTGGCTCTCCGACATACCCGTGAAGGCAGAAACAAAGGAAGAAAAGTCCGATACAAGTTCATCAGATTCAGAAGAAGGAGGAAACTTTTCGACCCTTCGAGAGCTGCTAATTCGACCAGCGCCAGAAGGTGGTGAAACCCAGCCAAAGaaaaaacagaagaaaaataAGAATGATATCTTAGATGACGTCATATCTAGTGTCGTTGAAGAAAAGAAGGATGAAGACGGTGAGGCTAAACCCTTTGCGTTGTCAAATGTCGTGAAGAGGTACGACAGGAGCGGTCGAGGAAGGGAAGAGCTGCCAATTCGTATAATGACAATGACGGAGTCCAAGCTGCTGTACCCGGATGTTCCGCATGCATGGCTCTGTGATGGAAAACTCTTGCATCTAACAGATCCCGCCCATGCGGGCAATTATAAACCGTTCCAGGTAATTCTTAGTTAAATTTcacattatttactttatacttcagaaacattttaaacttaaaacttcTTTATTTTCTTCACATTTGTGCCCATagaattttatttcgaataactTTTTGACATTTTGCTAATTGTAGGGTTCGTCGTCTGATTTTGTAGCATGCATATGAAAGTTTAACTTTcttagttaaaaaacaaaattaatgaaagTGAATGAAtcaaattttcttatattaacaaGATGCTATTCATTGTTTCAGGATCAATGGAAACGTGGCCAACCAGTTCTAGTCTCAGACGTATCGAGTTTACTTGTCAAAGACCTGTGGACTCCAGAGAGCTTTTCTCGTGATTTCGGTGACACGCGAGTTGACCTTGTCAATTGCGCTTCCGGTCTGGTGGTGCCCAACCAACCGGCGAGGAAATTCTGGGATGGCTTCGATTTAGCCGCCAAGCGGTTGAGGGATGAACGTGGCGCTCCAATGGTGCTAAAACTAAAAGATTGGCCTCCAGGTGAAGACTTCGCAGAACTTCTGCCGGCACGCTTCGACGATCTCATGCGCGTTTTGCCTCTTAGCGAATACACCTCACGCAACGGCAAA
It contains:
- the LOC124543587 gene encoding lysine-specific demethylase 3A-like isoform X1, with the translated sequence MAFRYREDLVGKRFLSVSGVSKINVNKVSEWGWKAGVIRAASHKDNKNKELQVLVEYDGVDWQRREWVAVYSRKTFRVFLVERTLVWSPKKLEKEEVKWPALTFTPLSADVTLQADAQPVEYLHDRQLHFLDYANLQPYQDWDASIAGSEAGLESATLLALAAEAAEWRTTQDGQRILTTTPSVLGGCRAQVYRVAGATQWYTAVIVGVNEHTGELTVTDDTVLEEHSEDPALVQMRLLGDGVIESIMRGEVVGVMPRRSRSNLQRVEREATKSPATTGGRKKASVRSNGQLTTTEPPPQPAGLSPERESVEINKKGVAESVSASGDVLEISDENKCVKEEVKGEVCANSGGEVKSEVSAGADGVGSAVASEEDDCVIVCARDADDRSDSGVSGVRSGGSASSVEEWRGMAHGYGGGPPPPLLHLPPPPPHSLYANELLWKQRYQPPIHPPLHHAIADDYIAAATYDRERHERLLRERRDQEQREMLEKQQKEKERERMEREREREKQEREEKERREQENAASKLVSRHFEESLRLANQKRERSMSWSLLNSLAPNRGGSGPEHDRMRTAERAYYSPPAHPPDRLSQQDYATHASHVSHAQHAPHSQHPPRHSLAKSDKQPQHPVLPKGEPNFAPYNYPPYRYEKLKDQHLPAPPPLVPEKNSVIVKHDAKQIHLEQKHPYPSKPRSEPSPHYLPSRPYRTGLSPHAPPHPHPALQTSPHAALPAQDKSRRLYQPQPQRSPAAYYQSAPVKPKVSSPAPPHIYGKPSSNSPGPAPSPHYTVAVEPPMQLTKAEPPPVPYPPPSAYSPATRTRPPPVAHSRTPEPRPPPRAHGDLSNTSPCQTQPLDLGVSREDPDRLSPRRRCPFDPAETTDAKRRRLESPAPEPLIAAAASVGRTPLGSEPAPQAPGPPCDVRVPSADGSIETPEKAAGASPAPQITPAASPAPATPVPPVASTPPMTSASSITPSLTMSSSPPAPPATPPVTTVADSETPAKIASPNPRDGSAPVRHLGKKAWLQRHETAPIGEGDCSGGGGTCITLPMTITRVSEPDDSSSNIVVPVAAKSIQRGARKTSKPRKPKEVNGRVDDAEEDSTSSERESTSPPKRKPPKAKRKKGTVKKASNESKKKKASESGSESDKESDDKDSDSGGSGSGSGSTSSKRGGGRARGRRSRGGGRGGRRREDPPRRTPSAARSKSTSESFLQNGPCFEVAPRLAKCRECRWSPAQRDKDMPNIFCRFYAFRRLKYAKHRQLAIAGFSDPYKDAEEEDKKLWLSSSADAAELDIEMSCFLLREIGDQFCELLQQEKEAESHHLNEDKTIAWKRVVQGVREICDVCETTLFNFHWTCGKCGFVVCLDCYKSRTSGESGNSPTDTNSSVNTTTNGERDSFGWLTCTSGGAHPARRLLLTQIAAGGALGAAAARAHRARAAFALPTCACGHTSEAPEALRTAARLLLQKALQKSVKKEDVKEENVATNGSSPVKSENGKTGSSIVSWLSDIPVKAETKEEKSDTSSSDSEEGGNFSTLRELLIRPAPEGGETQPKKKQKKNKNDILDDVISSVVEEKKDEDGEAKPFALSNVVKRYDRSGRGREELPIRIMTMTESKLLYPDVPHAWLCDGKLLHLTDPAHAGNYKPFQDQWKRGQPVLVSDVSSLLVKDLWTPESFSRDFGDTRVDLVNCASGLVVPNQPARKFWDGFDLAAKRLRDERGAPMVLKLKDWPPGEDFAELLPARFDDLMRVLPLSEYTSRNGKLNLAARLPECFVRPDLGPKMYTAYGGAGGTTNLHLDVSDAVNVMVHASAPADAPERAREAARAAEEAGVDVLSRRRARVKPPAALWHIYAARDADKIRDFLVRAELERGARPRPQHDPVHDQTWYLDAALRERLYREYGVEGYAILQCPGDAVFVPAGAPHQVRNLLDCIKVAEDFVSPENVSRCFELAQQFRRLSRQHANKEDKLQIKNIVYHAVKDSLCCLEEALAETK
- the LOC124543587 gene encoding lysine-specific demethylase 3A-like isoform X2; the protein is MNIVWYNPRRSGISFYIRSEKVFCEIVLTIALEMYGIISLNGVSCARVEREATKSPATTGGRKKASVRSNGQLTTTEPPPQPAGLSPERESVEINKKGVAESVSASGDVLEISDENKCVKEEVKGEVCANSGGEVKSEVSAGADGVGSAVASEEDDCVIVCARDADDRSDSGVSGVRSGGSASSVEEWRGMAHGYGGGPPPPLLHLPPPPPHSLYANELLWKQRYQPPIHPPLHHAIADDYIAAATYDRERHERLLRERRDQEQREMLEKQQKEKERERMEREREREKQEREEKERREQENAASKLVSRHFEESLRLANQKRERSMSWSLLNSLAPNRGGSGPEHDRMRTAERAYYSPPAHPPDRLSQQDYATHASHVSHAQHAPHSQHPPRHSLAKSDKQPQHPVLPKGEPNFAPYNYPPYRYEKLKDQHLPAPPPLVPEKNSVIVKHDAKQIHLEQKHPYPSKPRSEPSPHYLPSRPYRTGLSPHAPPHPHPALQTSPHAALPAQDKSRRLYQPQPQRSPAAYYQSAPVKPKVSSPAPPHIYGKPSSNSPGPAPSPHYTVAVEPPMQLTKAEPPPVPYPPPSAYSPATRTRPPPVAHSRTPEPRPPPRAHGDLSNTSPCQTQPLDLGVSREDPDRLSPRRRCPFDPAETTDAKRRRLESPAPEPLIAAAASVGRTPLGSEPAPQAPGPPCDVRVPSADGSIETPEKAAGASPAPQITPAASPAPATPVPPVASTPPMTSASSITPSLTMSSSPPAPPATPPVTTVADSETPAKIASPNPRDGSAPVRHLGKKAWLQRHETAPIGEGDCSGGGGTCITLPMTITRVSEPDDSSSNIVVPVAAKSIQRGARKTSKPRKPKEVNGRVDDAEEDSTSSERESTSPPKRKPPKAKRKKGTVKKASNESKKKKASESGSESDKESDDKDSDSGGSGSGSGSTSSKRGGGRARGRRSRGGGRGGRRREDPPRRTPSAARSKSTSESFLQNGPCFEVAPRLAKCRECRWSPAQRDKDMPNIFCRFYAFRRLKYAKHRQLAIAGFSDPYKDAEEEDKKLWLSSSADAAELDIEMSCFLLREIGDQFCELLQQEKEAESHHLNEDKTIAWKRVVQGVREICDVCETTLFNFHWTCGKCGFVVCLDCYKSRTSGESGNSPTDTNSSVNTTTNGERDSFGWLTCTSGGAHPARRLLLTQIAAGGALGAAAARAHRARAAFALPTCACGHTSEAPEALRTAARLLLQKALQKSVKKEDVKEENVATNGSSPVKSENGKTGSSIVSWLSDIPVKAETKEEKSDTSSSDSEEGGNFSTLRELLIRPAPEGGETQPKKKQKKNKNDILDDVISSVVEEKKDEDGEAKPFALSNVVKRYDRSGRGREELPIRIMTMTESKLLYPDVPHAWLCDGKLLHLTDPAHAGNYKPFQDQWKRGQPVLVSDVSSLLVKDLWTPESFSRDFGDTRVDLVNCASGLVVPNQPARKFWDGFDLAAKRLRDERGAPMVLKLKDWPPGEDFAELLPARFDDLMRVLPLSEYTSRNGKLNLAARLPECFVRPDLGPKMYTAYGGAGGTTNLHLDVSDAVNVMVHASAPADAPERAREAARAAEEAGVDVLSRRRARVKPPAALWHIYAARDADKIRDFLVRAELERGARPRPQHDPVHDQTWYLDAALRERLYREYGVEGYAILQCPGDAVFVPAGAPHQVRNLLDCIKVAEDFVSPENVSRCFELAQQFRRLSRQHANKEDKLQIKNIVYHAVKDSLCCLEEALAETK